CGGTGACTTTTGAATCTTAGTGGAGTGATCGTTATCTTAATCTACGTTGATTCTTCTCCCTCCCCGGTGCTGGAGTTTCGATCCGTATCATCTCCTGTCTTGGCTCTAGATCCGAGCCAAGCACAGAACACGACTCTCTTTCACAGTTTGGTATTGGATTCGTGCAGTCACATGTAtagattcttcttctttctcctttctATATCCCTATAGCTGCATATGCCCTTGTTGAAATCTTTGCTTACTCGATCGATCTTATGCCTGTTAGAATAACATCACGTGTGTGACTGTGTGTGTCGAGCTTTCGTCTTGATTGATGGTTTTATTTGTTGACAGATGGCATCGGATGAGGGTATGTTGACGGACGGACAGTGGAAGAAACTGGAGGTAGCAACTCTGAAGAACGCTGACAACTTGTCATCCTCCCCAAAGTCTCATCCTTTATTTGCTGATTTGAACATTAAGTCTCCCACTGGTGGCAAAGGGCCTGTTGCTGGGTTCCCTTTTAGGCATGTGCGTCGGACTCACTCTGGGAAACATATCCGTGTTAAGAAAGGTCTAAACTTTATGAAAACCTTCCTCTTGCTTGATTCATGGTTGACTTATGTGGCTATGATGATATATATCTGCAGAGGGTGCTGGTGGTAAAGGAACTTGGGGAAAGCTTCTTGACACGGATGATGACTGCTTTCTCGATAAAAACGATCCCAATTACGATAGTGGAGAGGTATTGCATCTAGCATCCACTTGATTCTATTCTTTTACTATTAGATTGATTCATTGCCTTACTTTGTGACTCATatactctctttttttaaaCAGGGAGCATACGATGAACTTGTTGATTCACCTGTATCAGACCCCTTGGATGATTACAAAAAGGCTGTAGTTTCCGTCATCGAAGAGTACTTCACCACCGGTGATGTGAAAGTGGCGGCGTCTGACCTTAGAGAGCTTGGTTCGAGTGAATATCATCCTTACTTCACCAAGCGACTTGTCTCTATGGCCATGGACAGACACGACAAGGAGAAGGAAATGGCTTCGGTCTTACTCTCTGCGTTGTATGCTGATGTCATTTTACCTGATCAGATCAGGGATGGGTTTATAAGACTCCTCAGATCCGTTGATGACCTTGCGGTGGACATACCTGATGCTGTTAACGTCCTCGCGTTGTTCATTGCCCGGGCCATCGTTGATGAAATCCTCCCTCCGGTTTTTCTAGCGAGATCTAAGAAGAATCTTCCAGAGTCTTCAAAAGGCTTCCAGGTTATTGTAACTGCGGAAAAGAGCTACCTCTCGGCTCCTCACCACGCGGAGCTAGTGGAGAGAAAATGGGGAGGTAGCACTCACACTACCGTagaagaaacaaagaagaagatatcCGAAATCTTGAAGGAGTACGTAGAAAACGGAGATACATACGAAGCGTGTAGATGCATCAGAGAGTTAGGCGTCACGTTTTTCCATCACGAGGTTGTGAAGAGAGCTTTGGTTCTTGCTATGGAGTCTCAAGCAGCCGAGTCACTCATACTAAAGCTCTTGAACgaagctgctgaagaaggtctGATCAGTTCGAGTCAAATGGTGAAAGGATTCAACCGAGTTGCAGAGTCTCTCGATGATCTTGCTCTAGACATTCCATCTGCTAGAAAGCTGTTTGATTCATTAGTTCCCAAGGCTATCTCTGGAGGCTGGCTTGATGATTCTTTTAAGGTAAACTCTGATCAAGATGGAAGAGAATCAACCCAAGACGATAAGCTAAGACAGTACAAGAAGGACACAGTGAATATAATCCAAGAATATTTCTTATCAGATGACATTCCTGAGCTAATCCGAAGTCTTGAAGATTTAGCAACGCCTGAGTACAACCCTGTGTTTCTAAAGAAGCTTATAACTCTTGCTCTAGACAAGAAGAACAGAGAAAAGGAAATGGCTTCggttcttctctcttctcttcacatGGAGTTATTCTCAACCGAAGATTTCATAAACGGTTTCATCATGCTCCTGGAATCAGCAGAAGACACAGCTTTAGACATCATGGACGCATCAAACGAGCTCGCTCTGTTTCTAGCTAGAGCTGTAATCGATGACGTCTTAGCTCCGCTTAACCTGGAGGAGATCTCAACCAAGCTACCTCCGAAATCAACAGGAACCGAAACAGTCCGCTCAGCTCGGTCTCTCATCTCAGCAAGACACGCAGGGGAGAGGCTGCTGAGAAGCTGGGGCGGTGGGAGCGGGTGGATAGTGGAAGATGCAAAAGACAAGATCTTGAAACTTTTGGAGGAATATGAAATGGGAGGAGTGACATCAGAGGCTTGTCAGTGTATCCGTGATCTAGGGATGCCGTTTTTTAACCACGAGGTGGTGAAGAAAGCTTTGGTGATGgcgatggagaagaagaacgaTGGGTTGCTG
This genomic interval from Brassica napus cultivar Da-Ae chromosome A6, Da-Ae, whole genome shotgun sequence contains the following:
- the LOC106347874 gene encoding MA3 DOMAIN-CONTAINING TRANSLATION REGULATORY FACTOR 1 encodes the protein MASDEGMLTDGQWKKLEVATLKNADNLSSSPKSHPLFADLNIKSPTGGKGPVAGFPFRHVRRTHSGKHIRVKKEGAGGKGTWGKLLDTDDDCFLDKNDPNYDSGEGAYDELVDSPVSDPLDDYKKAVVSVIEEYFTTGDVKVAASDLRELGSSEYHPYFTKRLVSMAMDRHDKEKEMASVLLSALYADVILPDQIRDGFIRLLRSVDDLAVDIPDAVNVLALFIARAIVDEILPPVFLARSKKNLPESSKGFQVIVTAEKSYLSAPHHAELVERKWGGSTHTTVEETKKKISEILKEYVENGDTYEACRCIRELGVTFFHHEVVKRALVLAMESQAAESLILKLLNEAAEEGLISSSQMVKGFNRVAESLDDLALDIPSARKLFDSLVPKAISGGWLDDSFKVNSDQDGRESTQDDKLRQYKKDTVNIIQEYFLSDDIPELIRSLEDLATPEYNPVFLKKLITLALDKKNREKEMASVLLSSLHMELFSTEDFINGFIMLLESAEDTALDIMDASNELALFLARAVIDDVLAPLNLEEISTKLPPKSTGTETVRSARSLISARHAGERLLRSWGGGSGWIVEDAKDKILKLLEEYEMGGVTSEACQCIRDLGMPFFNHEVVKKALVMAMEKKNDGLLNLLEECFGEGLITMNQMTKGFGRVKDSLDDLSLDIPNAKEKFELYVGRAMDNGWILPEFAINDE